In Larimichthys crocea isolate SSNF chromosome VI, L_crocea_2.0, whole genome shotgun sequence, one genomic interval encodes:
- the LOC104919953 gene encoding leucine-rich repeat-containing protein 3, whose amino-acid sequence MCTGWCEERCTSSSSGRQWRGKGVDLHSWLCILLLFSALWGPASLQCPDSCHCAWDTATVLCSDAGLREIPEGIPPETVSLHLERNYIRNIPESAFSDLVHLRDLYLSHNRIDSLASGALRHLGPELRLLDLSYNQLRQATRDEFGSTRAKTRLYHNPWHCDCTLQELMETLNLEPETVNGIICESSVRGVGEGSRWEDPGSLGEHAGQPMVKLLDSGVNFCSLQRKTTDVAMLVTMFVWFFMVIVYVVYYVRQNQAEARRHLEYLKSLPSPRKTPTETDTLSTGF is encoded by the coding sequence ATGTGCACAGGCTGGTGTGAGGAGAGAtgtaccagcagcagcagtggaagaCAATGGAGAGGTAAAGGAGTGGATCTTCATTCATGGCTGTGCATCTTGCTCTTGTTCTCGGCCCTGTGGGGGCCTGCATCCCTCCAGTGCCCGGACAGCTGCCATTGTGCCTGGGACACGGCCACAGTGCTCTGCTCAGATGCCGGGCTGCGGGAGATCCCAGAGGGGATCCCACCGGAAACTGTCTCCCTTCACCTGGAACGCAACTACATCCGGAACATCCCAGAGAGTGCATTCAGCGACCTGGTCCACCTGCGCGACCTGTACTTGTCCCACAACCGCATCGACTCACTTGCCTCGGGGGCTCTACGACATTTGGGCCCCGAGCTGCGCCTGCTGGACCTCTCATACAACCAGCTGAGGCAGGCCACCCGGGACGAGTTTGGCTCCACTCGTGCAAAGACACGCCTCTACCACAACCCCTGGCACTGTGACTGCACCCTtcaggagctgatggagactCTGAATCTGGAGCCTGAGACAGTGAATGGGATCATCTGTGAGAGCTCTGTGCGGGGGGTGGGTGAGGGGAGCAGGTGGGAGGACCCGGGGTCGCTGGGCGAGCATGCAGGTCAACCGATGGTCAAACTGTTGGATTCTGGGGTGAATTtctgcagcctgcagaggaAAACCACTGATGTAGCCATGCTGGTGACGATGTTTGTGTGGTTCTTTATGGTCATTGTTTATGTAGTGTATTATGTGAGACAGAACCAAGCCGAGGCCCGAAGGCATTTGGAGTACCTGAAGAGTTTGCCCAGCCCACGCAAGACtcccacagagacagacactcTAAGCACTGGTTTTTGA